The bacterium nucleotide sequence CTTTACACGGTCGGATTCGTCACTTTCGCTGTCCTTCTCCCGTGGCTTGCCCGGCACCGGGAGCAGAATGTGGAGATCGGGGTGAGCGAGTCCAGTCACCCGCGCGCAGTCGCGGCAACTCCCGCACGGCTCCCCGTCGTTGGATGCACGGCAGAGGAGCGCGCGCGCCACCCACAGCGCCGCCGCCCATTTGCCGACGCCTTCCGGACCGGCAAACAACAGCGACCGCGACAACCGTCCGGCAGACACCGCCTGCCGTAAGGTCCGCTCCGCCGCAGATTGGTGCCAGAATGAAGTCACCTCAGCGTCCCCTCACCCGTCCAGTCTTCGACTGGACGACCTCTCCCTGAGGCAGAGGTGAACTACTATTGGAAACTCTGGCCAATAGATTCTCGATATCACGCATACGCGATAACATTCGCCTCTCCCTCAGGCAGAGGCAGGTCGCCGGATGCGGCCGGTGAGGGAGCCTTTACCCTCGTCATCCCCGCGGCTCCCAGCGGGGACCCAGACCTGCCGCGCCTGGGTTCCCCCGCTCCCGGGACGGACGGATCAAGATCACGACTACCGCTTCATCGAGTCGAGGAACCGCTCGTTGTTCTTCGTCTTCGACATGCGGTCAATCAGGAATTCCATCGCTTCCACCGGATTCATATCCGAGAGGAACTTGCGCAGGATCCAGACCTTGTTGAGCGTGTCCTCATCCAACAGCAGCTCTTCTTTCCGGGTCGAGGAACGATTCAGATCGATGGCCGGAAAGATGCGGCGGTTGGCCAGCCGGCGGTCGAGCACCAATTCCATGTTGCCGGTGCCTTTGAACTCCTCGAAGATGACCTCGTCCATGCGCGAGCCGGTCTCGATCAACGCGGTCGCCACGATCGTCAGCGAGCCCCCCTCTTCCACGTTGCGCGCGGCGCCGAAGAACCGCTTCGGCCGCTGCAGCGCGTTGGCGTCGACACCGCCCGAGAGAATCTTGCCCGAATGCGGCACGACCGCGTTGTGGGCGCGCGCCAGACGCGTGATCGAATCAAGCAGGATCACGACATCGTGCTTGTGCTCCACCAGCCGCTTGGCCTTTTCGATCACCATGTCGGCCACCTGTACATGGCGCTCCTGCGGCTCATCGAAGGTCGAGGAGATGACCTCGCCCTTGACCGAGCGCTTCATGTCGGTGACTTCCTCGGGGCGCTCGTCGATCAGGAGCACCATCAACTTGACGTCGGGATGATTGGCGGTGATCGAGTTGGCGATCTTCTGCAGGATGATCGTCTTGCCCGCCTTCGGCGGCGAGGTGATGAGGCCGCGCTGCCCGCGTCCGATCGGCGTCAACAGGTCGATGATCCGCGTCGACATGTCCTTCGGATCGGTCTCCAGATTGAACTTGGTCTGCGGGTAGAGCGGCGTGAGGTTGTCGAAGAGAATCTTGTGCTTGGCGACATCGGGATTCTCGAAGTTGACCGCCTCGATCTTCAACAGCGCAAAGTAGCGCTCGGTCTCCTTCGGGGGGCGCACCTGGCCGGAGATCGTGTCGCCGGTGCGCAAATCGAAGCGCTTGATCTGCGACGGCGAGACATAGATGTCATCGGGACCGGGCAGATAGTTGTAGTCAGGCGACCGGAGGAATCCATACCCCTCCTCGAGGATCTCGAGGACGCCCTCCGCAAAGATGAGCCCGTCCTTCTCGGTGTTGGCTTCGAGGATCTTGAAGATCAGTTCCTGCTTGCGCAGGCCGGACACGCCGGGGATGTCGAGTTTTTCGGCGATCTCGAGCAGCTCGGCGATCGTTTTCGCTTTCAGTTCCAGAATATCCAAGGAAGACCACCTCCATGGTCTTGCGACCCGGATGTGCGCCGGGTCAGTTCACAATGAATTGTTGTCAGTGGACGGAGAGCCCGTTGCGGGCCGGATGAGAGGATTTCGGTGGCCGGAACGCGGCGCCGTGCCGTGCGCTCAATCGGGCAGGTCGCGGGAGGGGGCATCCCCCCAGAGCTTCTCCAGTCCGTAGAACTCGCGGGTTTTCGGCAGGAAGATGTGCACGACCACATCGACGTAATCGACGAGGACCCAGCCCGTGCCACGGTACCCCTCCGTGTGCCACGGCTCGATCTCCTTTTCTTTCAGCTTGTCAGAGATGTGGTCGGCCACGGCTCGTGCCTGGACTTCGGCATCGACCGAACAGATGACGAAGAAGTCCGCGACCGAAGAACGCTTGCGCAAGTCCAGGATGCGCACGGAGTATGCCTTCTTCTCGCGGGCCAGTTCGCCCGCGCGCAAGGCCAGCCGCGCTGGTGTTATGGTGTGGTCCTCCTTTGGGTCGTGAGGGTGGGACGAATCATGGATACCCGGTCAGGGTTTGGCTGGCGCGCCCGCCGCCGACAACAGGGCCGCATCGGCCACATTGGCGCCGAGCACGATCGTCAGATCGACTCCCAAGTCGTTGGTCCTTGCCGTGCCGTCCGACACATCGGCCTCGCCCAGTCCCCAGTGCTCGAGGATGCGCGCGACCGCCTCCGGGTCCAGGCGCCGGTTGATCACGAAGGTCCGTTTGATGTCGGCGCGGTCAAAGTTGCCGACATCGACGGCGTCAAAGCGCATCTTCCCCACCGCCAAGGCGGCCATGTGGTCGGCCACCTTGCGCGCCATCCCGGCCTGGCCGGAGCCGTTGAGGATCTGGATGCGGACTATCTCCGGCGCCTCGCGCACTTCGGGACGCGAGTACGACAGGCGTGTGGAGAAGGAAAACACAAACAGGCAGACGATTGCCGCCGCCGCCAGAATGGCTACGTCGACCAGCCGCGCCTTCCAGCGCGGAGGAGAGGCCGCGTGTGACCCGCGGCGCGAGCGTAACGATGTTCTCATAAGGGTGTCAAATGCTACGGACTGTCAATGGCGGGGATGTCAGGACGGGCGATCACCACGGATCGAACAGACTGTTGCGGTACGGTGTCCATCCACCATACCCCCAGCGGCTGTACGGAACCGTGCCCGACGGGTACTGACGGAAATCCACCATGAACAGAAAGTTGTCGGATGGACGGTACTCCAAGCCGGCGCTGGGAATGAAAAACCCATCGTCGACAGCCAGCCCACCCGCGTTTGCCCCCCGCGACCCAAACGGCTGATGCAGATACCCCAGCCCCACCCGCAGGGTCAATGGCTTGAACAACTGATACTCGATGTTATTCGTATACAGCCCGACCGAACCGGAACCGGCCGACCCGGACATGTAGCTGATCGAATACGACTGCCGCATCCGGAACCGCGATGGATCCAAAAGCCCCCAGCCCATCCCCGCCGGCGGATTGACCAGATCGGCGGCGCGCGGCGCGCCGCTAAACGATGTCGACGAAGGCGCCTCGGCCGACGGCGTCACCGGCGCTTGCGCCTGAACTGTGGTGAATGCCAGTGTGCAGAACAATATGGCCAGTGCCAAACGCTTCATGCTATAGACCCATACCGCCCGGTTACGTTGATCCGTGGAAATCTGAGATGAAACGCCCCGTCCCACTATCATCATCATATGCAAGCCCCCGTCTGTCAAGAGCATTCAGGACCGCCCCCATCTCCCGAGGTCGACGGATTGACGATTCCTATAACTATACCCGTTGCGACCGCAGTTGTTCCTTCGCTAACATATTACTTATCAATGCGTTAAAAGTTCCGGCGCAGAGAACGCGGAAATCGACGCTCAGCGAGCCGGCAACTTGACCAACTCACGCCCGGGGATCGGTGGAAATCCATGGCCGCGCGTGTAACCTTCTAATACATCACCAGTTACGACATTGACCACCGTCCAGTCGGCGTCACCACGCCCATCCCGGACAAGCCAAAGCCATGGGGTGTAATAAGTTGGGCGTGTGCGGATGTCAGCGATCACGGCCGTAGCTGGGTTTTCCATCGCCAGCCTGGTCGCGCGCACCTTGCCGGCGCCACGCGCCACGAACATCGCCAAAAAGATCGCCAGCCCCAGTTTGGCAGTGGTTGCCGAACTCAACCGCATCTTGCGATAAAGCAGCCAGAGGGCGAGCCACCCGGCGAAGATGTAAACATCGAACAAGGGCATGATCCCCCACGCCCAGTTCTCCTCGGAAAACGGCCAGAGTAGATACCAGCGATAAGCCATGAAAACATCCAGCAACAGATGTGAACCCACCACCACGAAGAACACCGCCCACATCTTCATCGGCCCGGCGACCTCACCAGTGGCGTTTCGCCCCCAGCGGCGCGCCGCCCACGCCCAACCCAGCGCTAAAACCGGCCAGACATAGAGCGAGTGCGTGACTCCGCGATGGATGTCACCGAACCAGCGCGTCCCCCATTCCAGCCAGTCGGGGCTGACTGAGGCCGCCGCCCACCACCAGCCGGCGCGCCGTGGACGATCCTTCTCCTTGACCAGAAGTTGACCGAGGAAGAACCCGGTGGTGGTGTGGCTGATCCATTCCATGACGCTGTATACGTCCCAACACTCTTTCTATCGAAATGGCACCCGAAAAAAATCGACCGTTTTCTGCGATCATCGGCCCGCCGCGCGGGCGTCAAAGAGCTGTGTGACCCCCGCGCATCACGCCACAACGGCTGGAATCCCCGTCCCATCGGGCTTACCTTCGGTCTTCCCCCATGACGACAGGAGCACACCGATGAAACTCGTGATTCTGGGTGCCGGCCTGATGGCCCGCGGCGCCGCCTTCGATTTCCTGAAAAACGATCAAGTGACGGCGTTGACGGTCGCCGATTCCTCCGACGATGCCCTGCGCGCCTTCCGCGCCCGGTTTCCCGATCCGCGTGTTGCGACCACCCGGTTTGACGCTCAGGACAGCGCCGCGGTGCGCAGATTGTTGCAGGACGCCGACGGAGTCTTCTGTGCTGTCCATTACGGCTTCAACATCGAATTCGCCAGGGCCGCCATCGCCACCAAGACCCACATGGTTGATCTGGGCGGCAACAACGATATCGTGGCCGCGGAACTGGCCATGACCAGGGAGGCGGAGGCCGCCGGGATTACCATCATCCCCGATTGCGGATTGGCGCCGGGAATGGTCTCGATCTTCACCGCCTGGGGGCTGAACAAGTTTCCCTGGGCCGACACGGTGAAAATCCGTGTCGGCGGGCTGCCCGCCGAGCCGAAGTATCCCTTTGAATACGAGCGCCTCTTCTCGGTCGAAGGACTCATCAACGAGTATGTCGAGCCGCCGGTCGCGCTACGCGATGGACGGATCGTGGTCGGCGAACCGTTGGGTGACGTCGAGGACGTCATCTTCGACCGTCCGCTGGGACAATTGGAGGCCTTCAACACCTCCGGCGGCACCTCCACCCTGCCGACCACTTACGCCAAGCGCGTGAAGAACCTCGACTACAAGACCTTGCGCTATCCCGGCCACGCCAAGGCGATGCAGTGGCTTTTGCATCTGGGCTTGTTCTCTTCGGAACCGGTCGTAATCGACGGCCATCCGGTCATCCCACGCCGGCTGACCGCCAATCGCATCCTGGCAAAGGTGCCGCTGGGCATGAACGACCTGACCGTGGTGCGCGTGCAGTTCGAGGGAGTCGAAAACGGCCAGCGGCGACTTCATCAGGTGGACATCATCGACCGCTATGACGCAACCAACAATCTTACTTCGATGATGCGCACCACCGCCTTCCCCGCCGCCATCATCCTGCAGATGGCCTGTGATGGGCGCATCGCCAAACGCGGCGTCCTGCCGCAGGAGATCGCGGTCGATCCGGATGTCTTCATTCCGGAGTTGATGAAGCGCGGCATACCGGTCAAGGGTGTGTGATCCCACGGGACGCGGCACAGACGCGACAGACCTGATGGACAGTCGGGGGGCGAGGCGCCGGCACTCATTGTCGCCGATGTGATCCCTCCGCGCGCCGTGGCCCGCGGATAATCTGATCACTTTGGATGACAGCAGCTGTCGACCGCCTGCGTCGCCGCGTGCACCTTCGGACTGATGTAGGGAATCCCCAGCGACAGGCCGCGGAGCAGAAGCAGAAGTCCGAGCGCCGCGGCCCCCACCGGCAGAATGCGCACCAGCCGCCGGCGCAAGTTCGGAGCCAAAAACGGCCCGAACAGCGACGTCGCCAGAATCGACGGCACCGTGCCCAGACCGAAAGCCCCCATGTAGGCCGCCGCCTGCCAGGGCGAGCCGCTGACCGCCGATGCGCCCAGCGCCATGTAGAGGAATCCGCACGGCAAGAAACCGTTGAGCAGGCCGATCGACAGCATCGCAGTCAGCGAGCCATGGGCAAAGAGCCGCCGCCACAGGCCGCCGAGCCGCGTCACGAACCCGCCGGTCGCCGTCTCCGGCAGAATCGCGCGCACCCACCGGCGCGGCACCAACACGGCCACGAGAATCCCCGCACCGGCCACAATCGATACCGCCTGCTGCCAACCGGCCAGCGCCATCGCCCGGCCGATCGTCCCCACCGCCGCGCCCAGAAGCATGTAGGTGGTGACCCGCCCGGCGTTGTAGACCAGCCGGCCAATCAGCACCCGCCCGCGTGAGCCGCCCCCCGCGGGCAACGCGAGCGCAATTGGCCCGCACATGCCGATGCAGTGCAGACTGCCGAGGACACCGACCAGGAAGGCGGCGCTCATCCACTCAATGCTCATCGTTCACCTATGGAATGTACAGCGCATGTTCGGCGTAATGCGCGCCGCCGGCATCCTGCCATTCACATTTGAGTTTCCAGTATCCCCGTTCCAGACGCGAATCAACAATATCCAGGCAGGCGTTGGAATCCAGCGCGAACGGCACGCGGAAGTCGCGCAACGAACTCGACGGCCGGAAGAAGAGCATCGATCCGGCCAACGGACGCGGCGTGCCGTCAGGAAAACAGAGGGTCACCGTGTTCCCCTCGGCGACATAGCGGAATGTCGGCTGACGCGCGGGGTCGGCCGCGCGCGCGATTGCGTCGATGCGCTCCTGATAGGCCAGCCCGCGCTCATAGTAATCCGATTCGACCAGATCGACCTCGTGCATGGCGGCCACCACCACCAGGGCCAGGACAAAGAGCGCAAACCCGCCGAACAGCGCCCACATGCCCGCGCCCCAGCGGCTTTTTCCGGACGGCGCGCTCATTGTCTCCCCCGCGGCGACGGCCCGGCAAACGAGGTCCGCACCGTCGCGATCTCCTCGTTGTTCGAAAACACCCCGATCGTCACCAGCGCATTGCCCGCCGGCACCCGGCTCCCGGGAATCTGAATCGCGAACACCGATTCATCCTGCCCCTGTGGCGGCGCTTCCAGCGGCGGGCCCAAGAGCGCCAGTTCTCCCGCGGGGCTTTGCAGCCGCAGCTCGATCGGCAGATCGCGCGCGGTCTTATTGGTGACCTTGATCGTGTACAGGTTGCGGATGGTGCCATCCGGGAGTTCCTCGATCAACGATCCTGCCGTGCGCAAGACGGTGGCCTCGACGCTGGAACGGGTCGCCAGCAGCGTGACGAGGGTGGCGACCAGGATGGTCAGGATGGCCGAATACAGCTTCATGCGCGGGGTGAATCGCAAACGGTTCCCCGTGGCGATGCCCTCATGGGAGGCATAGCGAATCAACCCGGGCGGCAGATTGACGCCGGCCATGATGTCGTCGCAGGCGTCGATGCAGGCGGCGCAATTGACACACTCCAGTTGCGTGCCGTTGCGAATATCGATCCCGGTCGGGCAGACGCGCACGCACGCGCCGCAGACGATACAGTCCCCCTTGCCGTCGCGGCTGTCCTTGCTGGAAAACGGCGCCCGCGGTTCGCCGCGGCGGAAGTCATAGGCCACCACGATCGAATTAGCGTCGAGCAGCACCGACTGCAACCGCCCATACGGGCAGACCAGCGTGCAGGCCTGCTCGCGAAACCACGCGAACACCCCGAAGAAAACCAGCGAGAAGAGCAGCATGAACGCAAACCCGGTCAGATGCTCGGTCGGTGGCGAGGTGACGATGTCCAGAAGGGCGTCGGCGCCGATGAAGTACGCAAGGAAAGTGTTGCCGATCAGAAACGAGATCGCAAAGAAGATGCCGAGCTTGAGCGCGCGCCGCGCAATCTTGGCCGCCGTCCACGGCGCATTGGCCAACCGACGCTGCCGCGGCCCGTCGCCGTCGATCCAATATTCGAGCTTACGGAACACCATCTCCATGAACACCGTCTGGGGACAGATCCACCCGCAGAACAGCCGTCCGAACGCCGCGGTAAACAGGATGACGAAGACCGCCAGCGCGATCGTGGCCAGCACAAACAGGTAGATGTCCTGCGGCCAGAAGATGAGGCCGAAGATGAAAAACTGCCGGTGGACGATGTCGAAAAGCAGGAGTGGATTGCCATTCACCCGGATCCACGGCGCGGCGAACAGAAATGCCAGCAACGCCAGCGCCACCGCCACCCGCTGGCGATGCAACCGCCCGGAGGGTTTGGTCGGGTAGACCCAGAGGCGGTTGCCGCGTTTGTCGATGGTGGCAAGCGAATCGCGGAAGGAGCCGTCGGTGTGTTCAATACTCACGGCGTCACGGCGTGACCAAATCCCCCTGCGGCGCCTTGGCGTTCGGCGGGTTGCTGCCATGGAGGGTTAAAACGTAACTGGCGACCTGCTGCAACTGGTCCGGCTGCAAGTCCATCCACCACGCCAGCATCCCCTTGGCAGGGACGCCGTACTTGATCGTCTTGTAAACATTGGAGATGCCGGCGCCATGCAGCCAGTAATCATCGGTGAGATTGGGCCCGATGCCGCCCTCGCCGAAACGTCCATGGCAGGAGGCGCACTTGGCCTGATACAGTTTCTGCCCCGACGCGATCGCCGCCGGGTCGGTCAGCGCCACATACCGGGCCGTGTCTTTCTCTCGCGACATCTCCACAAACGCCGCGGCCTTCGGACGGGCCAGCGCGCCGGCCAACACATCACGCTCCGGCGCGAAGTAGACGGAGTGGTAGCGCGGCAGGACACCGAGGAACCGGTCATCACGGGTCTGGACCCGCACATACGCCGGGTCCAGCTCGCGCAGGTACTCATCACGGCTCAGGTAGCCGATGCCGAAGACATGGTAATAGAGGAAGTACAGCACCGCCCAGGCGATGGTGATAATGAACAGCCACACCCACCAGCGCGGGAGATCGTTGTCCAGTTCGCGGATGCCATCGGCATCGTGGTCGAGCATGCGCTCGGTGGTCTCGGTCATCGGTCGCTCCCGTCCACGGTGTTGCCGCAGGAATCGGGCTCCAGCGGCATGCGGCTCATGCGCTCGACATGGCGCCGGTCGATGCGGTAGGTCCAGATGATGATGGCGACAAAGGCGGCCAACAGGACCAACAGCGCGACCAGTCCGAACCCGTCGCCCCCCCCCACCTGATCCATGAGTCCCTTGAGCATGGTCCCTACCTTTGTGCCGACGCGCCGCCCGCCGGTGTCACCTTGATGTCGGTCCCCAGTCGCTGCAGATAGGCGATGAGCGCGATCATCTCACGGTCGGGCGCGCAGTCCACTCCGGCTTCCTTGAGTCCGACGGAGACTCTTGCGGCCTGCGCCGTCAGCACGACATTGGCCGAATCTTCATAGCCGGGCGCATACGGCACGCCCAGCGATCGCATTGCCGCGATCTTGGCGGCGGTGGTTGAGGTGTCGAGCGCATCTTCGGCCAGCCACGAATACCGCGGCATGATCGAACCCGGCGACATCGCGCGCGGATCCATCATATGATGATAGTGCCAGGCGTCGGGGTACTTCCCGCCCTCGCGCATCAGGTCCGGACCGGTACGTTTCGAGCCCCACAGGAAGGGATGCTCGTAGACATACTCGCCGGCCTTCGAGTATTCGCCGTAGCGCTCGGTCTCCGAACGGAACGGCCGTATCAATTGTGAATGGCAGTTGTTGCACCCCTCGCGGATGTAGAGGTCGCGGCCCTGCAGTTCCAGCGGCGTGTAGGGACGCACCGCCGCGATCGTGGGCACGTTCGACTTGATCACCAGCGACGGCACAATTTCCACGATACCGCCAATGGCCACCGCCACCGTCGCCAGAAGCAGAAACGGCACCGGTTTGCCCTCCAGCCAGCGGTGCGAGAGCCGTCCGGGGACCGCGTGCCCGGCGGCGCGCGCCGGCACCTCGACATGCTCGTCGGCCGCGCAGGACCCGGCGCGCATCGTGCGCGCCAGGTTGTAGATCATGAGGACAAATCCGGTCAAGAAGAGCGCGCCGCCGATCGAGCGGATGATGTACATCGGGACAATCTGCAGCACCGTCTCCAGGAAGTTCGGGTAGCGCAGCACGCCCTCGGGCGTGAACTCCTTCCACATCAACCCCTGCGTGACGCCGGCGAAGTACAGCGGCAGCGCGTAGATCACAATCCCCAGAAAACCGATCCAGAAGTGCAGGTTGGCCAGTTTCTCCGAGTAGAGGGTGGTACGGAACAGTCGCGGGATGATCCAGTAGAGAATGCCAAAGGTGAGAAATCCGTTCCACCCCAGCGCGCCGACGTGGACATGCGCCACGGTCCAGTCGGTGAAGTGCGAAAGCGCATTGACGTTCTTGATTGACAACAGCGGTCCCTCGAACGTGGCCATGCCATAGGCGGTCACCGCCACCACCATGAACTTCAGCACCGCGCTCTCGCGCACCTTGTCCCACGCCCCGCGCAGCGTCAACAGGCCGTTGAGCATGCCACCCCACGACGGCGCCAACAACATGATCGAAAAGACCGTGCCGAGCGACTGCGCCCAGTCGGGCAGAGCCGAATAGAGCAGATGATGCGGACCCGCCCAGATGTAGAGAAAGATCAGCGACCAGAAATGCACGATCGACAAGCGGTACGAGAACACCGGACGGTCCGCCGCCTTGGGCAGGAAGTAATACATCATGCCCAGGAAGGGCGTCGTCAGGAAGAAAGCCACCGCGTTGTGCCCGTACCACCACTGCACCAGCGCGTCCTGCACGCCGGCAAAAACCGAGTAGCTCTTCCACAACGTGACCGGCAGCTCGAAGGAGTTCACCACATGCAGCAGCGTGACGGTGACCCAGGTGGCGATGTAAAACCAGATCGCCACGTACATATGCTCCTCGCGCCGCCGCAGGATCGTCCCGAACATGTTGACGCCGAAGATCACCCACACCACGGCGATGAGCAGATCGATCGGCCATTCCAGCTCGGCGTATTCCTTGCTGGTGGTGAACCCGGCAAGCAGCGTGGCCGCCGCCAGCACGATGACCAGTTGCCAGCCCCAGAAGTGCAGTCGGCTCAGCAGGTCGCTGTACATGCGCGCCTTGCAAAGACGCTGCAGCGAATAGTAGACCGACATGAAGATGGCGTTGCCGACAAACGCGAAGATGACCGCGTTGGTGTGCACCGGGCGCAGCCGCGAAAACGTCAGATACGGCAGGTTGAGATTGAGCACCGGCCAGTACAGCTGGACCGCGGCGATCAGCCCCGCCAGCAGGCCGACCGCGCCCCAGACGATCGTGGCCAGGCCGAAATCCCGCGCAATCCTGTTGTCGTAGGCGATCCTGTCGACGGCCATTGCTTACGACTCCCCTGTGGGCCGCGGCGGCTCCTGCGCGGCCTGGTGTGTGTGCGTGTCGTCGAAGAGAATGCGAACCGACGGCGTGGTCAGATCATCGTACTGCCCCCGGCGCACCGCCCACAGAAACGCCACCAGAAAGCCGGCGGCCACCAACACCGAGGCAAAAAGCAGCAGAATGACCACGCTCATCGACTAAGCCAATCCTTCCCGCCGGGCCACCCAGCGTGTGGCCACCGTGGCCAACATCACCACCGTGACCGAGCTGACCGGCATCAGGATCGCCGACACCAGCGGCGACAGATGTCCGCTGGCAGCGAACGACAGTCCGATCACGTTGTAGACCAGCGACACGACAAAGCTCAGATAGACGACGCCGCGCGCCCGCTGGGCCATCCGCAGGAACCGCGGCAGGCGCATCAGTGCGCCGGCCTCAAGCACGCCGTCGCTGGCCGGAGCGAAGGCAGCGCTGTCCTCGCTGACCGCGATCCCCACACGCGCCGCGCGCAGCGCGCCCGCGTCGTTGAGCCCGTCCCCCACCATCATCACCTGATGCCCCGCCTGCTGCCGCACGGTGACATAGTCCAACTTGTCGTGCGGCGATTGATGGCTGCGCAGGGCCACCTCGTCGCCGAACAGAGCCCGCAACCGCTCGTCCTCGGCGCGCGTATCGCCGGTCAACACCGCCAATTGATACCGCCCGCGCAACTCCGCAAGGACGCCATCGAGTCCTTCGCGATAGGCGGCCGAGAAAACATACACGCCGCGCCGTCGGTGGTCAAAACCGACATGCACAACCTGACCACTTGCGTCAGAATTGGCTTCACGTCCCTCGCGCATCGCATTGCCAAAAGATGCCCAGTCGCGCGTGCCAAGACGCACCGTGTGGCCGTCGACTTCGCCGCTGATTCCGTGTCCGGGCACTTCTTCAAAATGCGTGACCGGCGTGAGCGCGCCGACCGCGGCGGTCGCCGCCACGCGACGGCTGAGCGGATGCGTCGATTGACGCGCCACCGCCGCCACCAATTCGCGCTCCTTGTCGGTCAGTGCTTCGCCCTCGTAGGCAACTCGCTGCCCCTGTGCCTGGGTGAGTGTTCCGGTCTTGTCGAAGATGATCTCGTCGACCTCGGCCATCGCCTCGACCACGTCCGCCGCGCGCACAAACAAACGCTGGTCGCCCCAGATCCGCACGGCCGTGCCGAAGACAAACGGCCGCGCCAGCGCCAACGCGCACGGACAGGCGACCACCAACACCGATGTGACCGCGTGCGGCAGGCGGTCCGGATCGAT carries:
- the rho gene encoding transcription termination factor Rho, which gives rise to MDILELKAKTIAELLEIAEKLDIPGVSGLRKQELIFKILEANTEKDGLIFAEGVLEILEEGYGFLRSPDYNYLPGPDDIYVSPSQIKRFDLRTGDTISGQVRPPKETERYFALLKIEAVNFENPDVAKHKILFDNLTPLYPQTKFNLETDPKDMSTRIIDLLTPIGRGQRGLITSPPKAGKTIILQKIANSITANHPDVKLMVLLIDERPEEVTDMKRSVKGEVISSTFDEPQERHVQVADMVIEKAKRLVEHKHDVVILLDSITRLARAHNAVVPHSGKILSGGVDANALQRPKRFFGAARNVEEGGSLTIVATALIETGSRMDEVIFEEFKGTGNMELVLDRRLANRRIFPAIDLNRSSTRKEELLLDEDTLNKVWILRKFLSDMNPVEAMEFLIDRMSKTKNNERFLDSMKR
- the rsfS gene encoding ribosome silencing factor; this encodes MRAGELAREKKAYSVRILDLRKRSSVADFFVICSVDAEVQARAVADHISDKLKEKEIEPWHTEGYRGTGWVLVDYVDVVVHIFLPKTREFYGLEKLWGDAPSRDLPD
- a CDS encoding LytR C-terminal domain-containing protein, coding for MRTSLRSRRGSHAASPPRWKARLVDVAILAAAAIVCLFVFSFSTRLSYSRPEVREAPEIVRIQILNGSGQAGMARKVADHMAALAVGKMRFDAVDVGNFDRADIKRTFVINRRLDPEAVARILEHWGLGEADVSDGTARTNDLGVDLTIVLGANVADAALLSAAGAPAKP
- a CDS encoding metal-dependent hydrolase → MEWISHTTTGFFLGQLLVKEKDRPRRAGWWWAAASVSPDWLEWGTRWFGDIHRGVTHSLYVWPVLALGWAWAARRWGRNATGEVAGPMKMWAVFFVVVGSHLLLDVFMAYRWYLLWPFSEENWAWGIMPLFDVYIFAGWLALWLLYRKMRLSSATTAKLGLAIFLAMFVARGAGKVRATRLAMENPATAVIADIRTRPTYYTPWLWLVRDGRGDADWTVVNVVTGDVLEGYTRGHGFPPIPGRELVKLPAR
- a CDS encoding saccharopine dehydrogenase C-terminal domain-containing protein, translating into MKLVILGAGLMARGAAFDFLKNDQVTALTVADSSDDALRAFRARFPDPRVATTRFDAQDSAAVRRLLQDADGVFCAVHYGFNIEFARAAIATKTHMVDLGGNNDIVAAELAMTREAEAAGITIIPDCGLAPGMVSIFTAWGLNKFPWADTVKIRVGGLPAEPKYPFEYERLFSVEGLINEYVEPPVALRDGRIVVGEPLGDVEDVIFDRPLGQLEAFNTSGGTSTLPTTYAKRVKNLDYKTLRYPGHAKAMQWLLHLGLFSSEPVVIDGHPVIPRRLTANRILAKVPLGMNDLTVVRVQFEGVENGQRRLHQVDIIDRYDATNNLTSMMRTTAFPAAIILQMACDGRIAKRGVLPQEIAVDPDVFIPELMKRGIPVKGV
- a CDS encoding sulfite exporter TauE/SafE family protein translates to MSIEWMSAAFLVGVLGSLHCIGMCGPIALALPAGGGSRGRVLIGRLVYNAGRVTTYMLLGAAVGTIGRAMALAGWQQAVSIVAGAGILVAVLVPRRWVRAILPETATGGFVTRLGGLWRRLFAHGSLTAMLSIGLLNGFLPCGFLYMALGASAVSGSPWQAAAYMGAFGLGTVPSILATSLFGPFLAPNLRRRLVRILPVGAAALGLLLLLRGLSLGIPYISPKVHAATQAVDSCCHPK
- a CDS encoding FixH family protein; its protein translation is MSAPSGKSRWGAGMWALFGGFALFVLALVVVAAMHEVDLVESDYYERGLAYQERIDAIARAADPARQPTFRYVAEGNTVTLCFPDGTPRPLAGSMLFFRPSSSLRDFRVPFALDSNACLDIVDSRLERGYWKLKCEWQDAGGAHYAEHALYIP
- the ccoG gene encoding cytochrome c oxidase accessory protein CcoG, yielding MSIEHTDGSFRDSLATIDKRGNRLWVYPTKPSGRLHRQRVAVALALLAFLFAAPWIRVNGNPLLLFDIVHRQFFIFGLIFWPQDIYLFVLATIALAVFVILFTAAFGRLFCGWICPQTVFMEMVFRKLEYWIDGDGPRQRRLANAPWTAAKIARRALKLGIFFAISFLIGNTFLAYFIGADALLDIVTSPPTEHLTGFAFMLLFSLVFFGVFAWFREQACTLVCPYGRLQSVLLDANSIVVAYDFRRGEPRAPFSSKDSRDGKGDCIVCGACVRVCPTGIDIRNGTQLECVNCAACIDACDDIMAGVNLPPGLIRYASHEGIATGNRLRFTPRMKLYSAILTILVATLVTLLATRSSVEATVLRTAGSLIEELPDGTIRNLYTIKVTNKTARDLPIELRLQSPAGELALLGPPLEAPPQGQDESVFAIQIPGSRVPAGNALVTIGVFSNNEEIATVRTSFAGPSPRGRQ
- a CDS encoding cbb3-type cytochrome c oxidase N-terminal domain-containing protein; translated protein: MTETTERMLDHDADGIRELDNDLPRWWVWLFIITIAWAVLYFLYYHVFGIGYLSRDEYLRELDPAYVRVQTRDDRFLGVLPRYHSVYFAPERDVLAGALARPKAAAFVEMSREKDTARYVALTDPAAIASGQKLYQAKCASCHGRFGEGGIGPNLTDDYWLHGAGISNVYKTIKYGVPAKGMLAWWMDLQPDQLQQVASYVLTLHGSNPPNAKAPQGDLVTP